A DNA window from Salmo salar unplaced genomic scaffold, Ssal_v3.1, whole genome shotgun sequence contains the following coding sequences:
- the LOC106597046 gene encoding D(1) dopamine receptor yields MHNTSHRLAENESEPHLPDPHTDLPATRVLIGCVLSLLILWTLLGNFTVCAAVLRYRHLRAKVTNIFIVSLALSDLLVALLVMPWKAAAEVAGFWPFGAFCDTWVASDIMCSTASILNLCMISVDRYWAISSPFRYERRMNRRVAFVMVGVTWTVSVVISFVPVQLHWHRAAITGNTGSGDEFTRDVSGFNVSGVYQLHRAEEANGWNCDSSLSRTYAISSSLISFYIPVAIMVVTYTRIYRIAQVQIRRISSLERAAEHAQNCRSDPHVDVDADGHVHSFHRRHHPPLRSKHRCSIFHQTTKSPKHHHHHPDLPPPHRALRYSIRKETKVLKTLSVIMGVFVFCWSPFFILNCAMPFCPGPGTASRTVSDPSSQSSQLYCVSETTFDVFVWFGWSNSSLNPVIYAFNTEFREAFLRLLGCRGDNGCFGGWTTSATRAESIVLASNEAGMEKKNSLHTTEMGGAYDTGCGAGRGSVTSGVIRDPVRGRVLPTLLTDRRGAVEEPVCDCEVDPVRGRGDSGASLSRTPPATLTNCRGTTTQPEAVCDCPMEDCKIDVTDRGQRTQMIPSQTF; encoded by the exons ATGCATAACACGAGCCACCGCCTGGCAGAGAACGAGAGCGAGCCTCATCTGCCCGACCCACACACGGATTTACCCGCCACTCGCGTGCTCATCGGCTGCGTCCTCTCACTGCTCATCCTCTGGACGTTACTGGGTAACTTCACGGTGTGCGCGGCGGTTCTGCGCTACCGGCACTTGCGCGCCAAAGTCACCAACATCTTCATCGTGTCTCTGGCGCTGTCGGACCTCCTCGTGGCGCTGCTCGTGATGCCGTGGAAG gcgGCGGCAGAGGTGGCGGGGTTCTGGCCCTTCGGTGCGTTCTGTGACACCTGGGTGGCGAGCGACATCATGTGTTCCACGGCGTCCATCTTGAATCTGTGCATGATCAGTGTGGACCGCTACTGGGCGATATCCAGCCCGTTCCGTTACGAGAGGAGAATGAACCGCCGCGTGGCCTTCGTCATGGTCGGCGTGACCTGGACGGTCTCCGTGGTGATATCATTTGTGCCCGTTCAACTCCACTGGCACCGGGCTGCGATTACTGGAAATACCGGGAGCGGTGACGAATTTACCCGGGACGTTAGTGGATTTAACGTCAGCGGGGTATATCAACTCCACAGGGCGGAGGAGGCGAACGGCTGGAACTGTGACTCAAGTCTGAGTCGGACCTACGCCATCTCCTCCTCGTTGATCAGTTTCTACATCCCCGTGGCGATCATGGTGGTCACCTACACACGTATCTACCGGATCGCCCAGGTCCAGATACGCAGGATATCCTCTCTGGAGCGAGCCGCAGAACACGCACAGAACTGCCGCTCGGACCCGCACGTGGATGTGGATGCAGATGGGCACGTGCACTCTTTCCACCGCCGTCATCATCCTCCTCTTCGTTCTAAACACCGCTGCTCCATCTTTCACCAAACTACCAAATCCccaaaacatcatcatcatcaccctgaTCTTCCTCCCCCACACCGGGCCCTGAGGTACTCCATTAGGAAGGAAACCAAGGTTCTGAAGACTCTGTCTGTCATCATGGGGGTGTTCGTCTTCTGCTGGTCCCCCTTCTTCATCCTCAACTGTGCCATGCCCTTCTGCCCAG gtccaGGTACAGCCTCTAGAACTGTGTCAGACCCCTCCTCCCAATCCTCCCAGCTGTACTGTGTCAGTGAAACCACCTTCGACGTCTTCGTGTGGTTCGGTTGGAGCAACTCTTCCTTAAACCCCGTTATCTACGCCTTCAACACGGAGTTCCGCGAGGCGTTCCTCCGCTTGCTGGGTTGCCGTGGAGACAACGGGTGCTTTGGCGGCTGGACTACGAGCGCCACGCGTGCGGAGAGCATTGTCTTGGCGAGCAACGAGGCCGGGATGGAGAAGAAGAACTCGCTCCACACCACGGAGATGGGCGGGGCTTACGATACCGGCTGTGGCGCCGGTAGAGGTAGTGTCACATCTGGTGTAATCCGCGACCCGGTTAGGGGGAGGGTACTACCGACATTGTTAACGGACCGTAGAGGAGCTGTAGAGGAGCCGGTGTGTGACTGTGAGGTGGACCCGGTTAGAGGAAGAGGGGACAGCGGGGCAAGTCTCTCGAGGACGCCACCGGCAACGTTAACGAACTGTAGAGGGACGACAACACAACCAGAGGCGGTGTGCGACTGTCCCATGGAGGATTGTAAAATAGACGTAACAGATAGGGGACAACGGACTCAGATGATTCCCTCACAAACTTTCTAA